In the genome of Piliocolobus tephrosceles isolate RC106 chromosome 20, ASM277652v3, whole genome shotgun sequence, the window CACCTAGGTACAACACATGCCAACCGTTACATTATATAATACGCTTATCATCTTTTTCTTtgcccactctgttgcccaggctggagtagagtggcagaatcatggctcaccacagcctcaacctcctgggctcaagctattctcctgcctcagcctcctgagtagctgagattataggcatgcaccactatgcctggctaattttttaattttttttgagagacagggatctcactttgttgcccaggctggtcttgaactcatgggctcaagtgatcctcccgcctccgacttccaaagtggtggggtgacaggtgtaagccaccgcgtgTGGCActtttatcatcttttatttttttgagatggagttttgctcttgttgcccaggctggaatgcaatggcgtgatctcggctcactgcaacctccacctcctgggttcaagtgattctcctgcctcagcctccccagtagctggaattacaggcatgcgccaccatgtctggctaatattgtatttttagtagagatggggtttcatcatgttggacaggctggtctcgaactcctgacctcaggtgatgtgcccgccttagcctcccgaagtgctgggattataggcatgagccactgtacctggcctactTTTATCATCTTAACAATGAACTTCTCATATCTAGAAACAGTAATTTGTCTCAAAACagctttttgaagtttttttagaAACTTTCTATACCCTGTCACTATGGTGgtcttttccctcccctctcaTGTTTATTAtaacccttaaaaaaatcaattactgTTTTATTACTATGCACTTGAAAATGTAAGAGATAGacctaaaataaagtttttgtGTACAGTAACATCATTAATTAAAATACACTGCCTGGAATATAAATGAGTTTTTCTCTCCCTTGCCCCCCTGCTTAAAATTTTCTACCAAGTATGTAACTTACTTGGCCAACCCCAAGAACACAGATGCCCGAGCCCAGGATCTCCAATCTTGATTTTAAGATGGCCAACTGCACTGAGAAAATTTACCGTgttctctttgctattgtgaagttACTTTTACTAATATGAGATGCATTAAAAGTAAGGTTTTAAAACACCTACATGCATCATCCATCAatgacacttgggttgtttctgccttttggctattgtgagtaacaCTGCTAGGGAACAAATAAGGCTGTTAAGTGCAGGTGTTTTAAATCCGGGGCAAAGAAGTCACCATTCCTCCATGCCTCAGGGGTAAGACATTCATAACTAACACACAGAGAAGTGGGAGGCAGGAGCCCTGCTGCTGTGAAGCTGGAAGATAACACAGAAAGGGGCCCTCGAGAGACTGTTGGGTTCAGATAGGGTCTTAGCTCTCACTCTAGAATTGTATTGTCTAGCATTGAGAGTCCTGGCTGACTCATCATTTAGAGCCATAAGAACTTTAAGACACATTTAATTTGGGGTATCTTAGAACTTGAATTTCTTTATTCTTCCACTCCCTGAACAGTGCTGGCAGTTTACCACGAACTAGTGCCTTGTTATTGAGACCATGGCCAGAGCAGCACTGTCATTTACAAGATACGGTTGGAGTTTTAAACGTACCCTTGGGgaattttaatatatgtgaatacattttcattgcattttaatATGTGCTTTTCAGGGTGATCAGAAGGAGTCTTCCCAGTAACTGTTTCCATATTAAGAGTTCGGCACATATCTATATTAATAAGTACCATGTATGTGATTGGAAGTGCTGTATGTTTCAAATAGTTACTAGAGGACAACAATGCGTAATTTTGAGTTATGTGTACACCTGATCATCAAAAATGCACattactggccgggcacagtggctcatgcctgtaatcctagcactttgggaggcagaggcaggtggatcacctgaggtcNNNNNNNNNNNNNNNNNNNNNNNNNNNNNNNNNNNNNNNNNNNNNNNNNNNNNNNNNNNNNNNNNNNNNNNNNNNNNNNNNNNNNNNNNNNNNNNNNNNNaaaaaaaaaaaaaaaaaaaaaaaaaaaaaaaaaaaaaaaggccaggagtggtggctcacgcctgtaatcccagtactttggaaggccaaggtgggcggatcatgaggtcaagagatagagaccatcctggccaacatggtgaaaccccgtgtctactaaaaatacaaaaattagctgggcgaggtggcgcatgcctgtagtcccagctactcaggaggctgaggcaggagaattgcttgaacccaggaggtggaggttgcagtgagccagggtcacgccactgtattccagcctggtaacagagcaagactctgtcttaaaaaaaaaaaaaaaaaaagtgctaattACTTAAAATCATGCACACAGGTCCAAGTTATGGGTTGCTTGGAAAAGTTCATGAAAATAAATCCCCAAAGTGAAATGAGATATTATTGTGAAATCAAGTAAGAATTCAGTTTATTTTCCTGTAATGGAATCTATACTTTACTAGCTTGGAGCATTATAAGGAGAAATTAGAGCTATATTGACATTAAAATCTAAACAACAGCTTTAATATATAGTGGCCTGAATTTAATAGGAGGAAAATCCGATTTAGTATTCTGtgtttgacattttatttaaggAGTTCAGGTGGGGAGAAAATGCAGTCTTCATATTACTTCATATTGCTCAGTAGAGGCAAAAAGTGAATGATGCCATGGTTATTTATGAAAAGGTCCAAAAAGAATGTCTTGGGGAGGGTCAGGCAACCCCAGGGAAAACAGGCCTGGGGGTGCTAACTTTCTCTCTGGTTAACACAGCCTTTTTCTGGGTCCCTTTACTCTGACCTTCCTCCTGCTTTCAGTTCTGGGAGATGATTGGTGAGGAGCACGGGATCGACTTGGCTGGGAGTGACCGCGGGGCCTCTGCCTTGCAGCTGGAGAGAATCAGCGTGTACTACAATGAAGCCTACGGTAGGACTGGCAGGGCTCTGGGAGCCGTGGTCCCGCAACTGGGAACATAAGCAGAGGAAGGGCAGAGGCTCAGGAGATGGAAATGTCAAAGCAGTGATGTCTAGGTTCAGGGAGGCGACAGGCAGGGCAGCAGCAGGATCCCAGAGTGGTGAGTCCCCAACCCTTGGTCAAGAGGCAGGACTGGGGAAGGAGCTGCTGGATGGGGCACACACCTTAACACAAGCAGGTCAAGTACTCACTTCCCTTTGTGGCTTCACAAATGAAACCAGAATCATTTCCAATGCGAAGAAAGAGAATCTCTGTCACTGGCAATACCACGGAGCAGACGATGGAAATTGTTTCTTGGGTATTCTATAGATTTGTGGTATTGTTGTTGGGGTAAAAAATATGTTAGATACTCAAATCTCAACCTACCAAGGGCCCCTTTCTAGAATATCCATCAGTTTTTGGACCAGTATCACAACGTTCTATTTTGATAAAACATTAACTTTAGAAAAACAAGTAGGCTGACTCTTTCCTATTTTCCTACACAGGTAGGAAGTACGTGCCCCGAGCAGTCTTGGTGGACCTAGAACCTGGGACGATGGACAGCATTCGATCTGGCAAATTAGGAGCCCTCTTTCAACCTGACAGTTTTGTTCATGGTAGGTTTTTCCAGAAGGTTCCACCAGGAGCAGGGGGGATGCCTTACTGGTGCCCTTCTCGTTTCACTTTTCTTCCCCTGCTGGTTACTCTTTTTGGTCACAGGTAATTCTGGAGCTGGCAACAACTGGGCCAAAGGCCATTACACGGAGGGAGCCGAGCTGATTGAGAACGTGCTGGAGGTAGTGAGGCACGAGAGTGAAAGCTGCGACTGCCTGCAGGGCTTCCAGATCGTCCACTCCCTGGGCGGGGGCACAGGCTCCGGGATGGGCACTCTGCTCATGAACAAGATGAGAGAGGAGTACCCGGACCGGATCATGAATTCCTTCAGTGTCATGCCTTCTCCCAAGGTGTCGGACACGGTGGTGGAGCCCTACAATGCAGTTCTGTCCATCCACCAGCTGATTGAGAATGCAGATGCCTGTTTCTGCATTGACAATGAGGCCCTCTATGACATTTGCTTCCGTACCCTGAAGCTGACGACACCCACCTACGGGGATCTCAACCACCTGGTGTCCTTGACCATGAGCGGCATAACCACCTCCCTCCGGTTCCCGGGTCAGCTCAACGCAGACCTGCGCAAGCTGGCAGTGAACATGGTCCCCTTCCCCCGCCTGCACTTCTTTATACCTGGCTTTGCCCCACTCACAGCCCAGGGCAGCCAGCAGTACCGAGCCCTCTCCGTGGCCGAGCTTACCCAGCAGATGTTTGACGCCCGCAATACCATGGCTGCCTGTGACCCCCGCCGTGGCCGCTACCTCACAGTGGCCTGCATATTCCGGGGCAAGATGTCCACCAAGGAAGTGGACCAGCAACTGCTCTCCGTGCAGACCAGAAACAGCAGCTGTTTTGTGGAGTGGATTCCCAACAACGTCAAGGTGGCCGTCTGCGACATCCCGCCCCGGGGGCTGAGCATGGCTGCCACCTTCATTGGCAACAACACGGCCATCCAAGAGATCTTTAACAGGGTCTCTGAGCATTTCTCAGCCATGTTCAAGAGGAAAGCTTTTGTGCACTGGTACACCAGTGAAGGGATGGACATAAGCGAATTTGGGGAAGCGGAAAGTAACATCCGTGATTTGGTATCCGAGTACCAACAATTTCAAGATGCCAAAGCCGTTCTAGAGGAAGATCAAGAGGTCATGGAGGAGGCAGAAATGGAGCCA includes:
- the TUBB1 gene encoding tubulin beta-1 chain, encoding MREIVHIQIGQCGNQIGAKFWEMIGEEHGIDLAGSDRGASALQLERISVYYNEAYGRKYVPRAVLVDLEPGTMDSIRSGKLGALFQPDSFVHGNSGAGNNWAKGHYTEGAELIENVLEVVRHESESCDCLQGFQIVHSLGGGTGSGMGTLLMNKMREEYPDRIMNSFSVMPSPKVSDTVVEPYNAVLSIHQLIENADACFCIDNEALYDICFRTLKLTTPTYGDLNHLVSLTMSGITTSLRFPGQLNADLRKLAVNMVPFPRLHFFIPGFAPLTAQGSQQYRALSVAELTQQMFDARNTMAACDPRRGRYLTVACIFRGKMSTKEVDQQLLSVQTRNSSCFVEWIPNNVKVAVCDIPPRGLSMAATFIGNNTAIQEIFNRVSEHFSAMFKRKAFVHWYTSEGMDISEFGEAESNIRDLVSEYQQFQDAKAVLEEDQEVMEEAEMEPEDKGH